TTCCAATGAGGATAAAAATTGATGAACTATAATTCATTTAATATTCGCCAACATATCTTTAGTCATAGCATCAAGATCAAATTCGTGTTTCCATCCCCACTCATTTCTTGCTACGCTGTCATCAATACTTTCAGGCCATGTTTCTGCGATTTTTTGACGAAAATCAATATTATATGTTACTTCAAAATCAGGAATATATTTTTTTATTGATTCTGCTACCAATTTTGGAGAAAAACTCATTGCAGAAAGATTATAGGAAGAATGCACCAATAATTTTTCTGCAGGTGCGTTCATCAACTCAAAGGTTGCTCTAATTGCATCCGGCATGTACATCATTGGTAAAAAAGTATTTTCGCCTAAATAACATTCGTATTTACCTTCCTTTTTCGCTTTAAAATAAATATCCACTGCATAATCCGTTGTGCCTCCACCCGGTTCTGTTTTATAACTTATAATTCCGGGATAACGAAGACTTCTTACATCAAGTCCATATTTTAAATGATACCAATCGCACCATCTTTCCCCCGCTAACTTACTAATGCCATAAATAGTATTTGGTTCCATTATGGTGATCTGTTCGGTATTTTCTTTTGGAGTAGTAGGTCCAAATGCAGCAATGGAACTTGGCCAATATACACGTTGAATCTTTTTTTCGCGGGCAATTTCCAGCGTATTTATCAATCCATCCATATTGAGTTGCCAGGCTTTCTGCGGATATTTTTCACCGGTTGCCGATAACATGGCGGCCATATTATATATCTGTGTGGGTTTATATTTATCCACCAACTCCCCTAACCGCGCGGCATCCAACACATTTAATATTTCAAAAGGACCGGATTCGAAAAGTTCACCCTCCGGTTTTTTAATATCGGCTGCAACAACATTGGTTTCACCATAACTCGAACGCAGTAACATTGTCAACTCGGCCCCAATCTGGCCACTAGCTCCTATCAATAATATCGTTTCTCCCGGCATTTAGAATTTTTAAGGCAACAAAAATAGGGTTAAGGGGTTTATTTACAAACTTCTGTAACTAACATATTATGGTTTACCTTTAGGCCCCATCGCATTATAGGATGAAAAAGATACTTGTAGTTGTTGGCACCCGTCCCAATTTTATCAAAATAACCCAATTTAAAACTGCTGCTGCATTTCACAATTTCGACCTCAGAATAGTGCATACCGGTCAACACTTTGATGATAATTTATCGGCTATCTTTTTCCAACAACTTGCACTTCAACCCGATTATTTTTTGGAGGTTTCGAATACGGATCCTGAAAAACAGCGGCATCAAATACATGCGGGACTAACACATTTAATTCAACATAAATTTACTCCCGAACTTATTATGGTTGTGGGGGATGTAAATTCTACCAGAGCAGCTGCCGAAACTGCTACTCAATTAAACATCAGAATAGCCCATGTGGAAAGCGGATTGCGCAGTTTCGATCAGAACATGCCCGAAGAAATTAATCGCATTATTACCGATCAACTCAGCACCTATTTTTTTATTACCGAAGAAAGTGGTTTGATCAATTTGAGATCAGAAAAAAAAGACCCTACTCATTTGTACTTCGTAGGAAATACCATGATAGATACTTTGATGAAATTTTCAGCTCAAATCGACCAAGATCCCATTTTAGAGCAATTACGGTTAGAGGAAAATAATTTCGCACTGGTAACGCTGCACAGACCATCTAACGTTGATTCAAAAGTGGATTTACAAAGATCTTTGGAATTGTTGGAACATATTTCTAAAAAAATGAAATTGGTTTTTCCTATTCATCCGAGAACATATCAAAAATTAGTTGCATACGATCTTTTATCTTTTTTACAACATCTGGAAAATGTGATCCTCACAGAACCGCTGAGTTATTTTTCCTTTCAAAAATTAATTTCTTCCTGCAGTTTTGTTATTACTGATAGTGGAGGAGTTCAGGAAGAAACAACCTATAGATCAAAACCCTGCATTACCATAAGACCAAACACAGAAAGACCTTCCACAATAGTTTTAGGGACAAATACACTCACCGATTGGAAATTAGAAAGTATAGATGATCTAATTAATTCTATAAAAAACAATTCTTACAAAAGCGGAGTAATACCACCTTTATGGGATGGAAATTCATCAAGCAGAATTTTTCAGATCTTAGCAGAGGTTTTATAGAGACCGTCTAATATTTTTGCAAAATTTTTGGCATTTTCTCTTCTCGCATATTTTTCTATACCCGCAGAATTAATTTTTAATTGACCTCTTTTATATTGATCAAACAACAACAATACTTTTTCTCTGATATCATTTTTATTATTCATTTCTGCAACTACACCTGAATTTGTTTCTTTAATTATAACCGCTGCATCGCCTTCAACATTTCCTATTACCAATATCGGTCTTCCGGCTGCCAGGTATTCAAATAATTTTGCAGGGATTCGCCCCAAAATATCGTGTGTGTCGTTTAGTAATAAAAGTAAAACGGGAGAACGCTGCATGGCCTGTACAGCTTCATTATGCGCCAAATGTTCTATATGAACTAATTTGTCCTGTAATTTGTTATTCGCAATACTTTCTGACACAGTAAAATCGATATTCCCTGTAAGCTGAATTTTAAGTTCTTTATTAAATTCTTCGTTTTCTTTACACAATTCCGCTAAAACTTCCCATAATAATTCCGGATTACGTGCTTTATTAATCATACCGGAATGATGCAAAATAAATCCCCGATCAATTTCAATTAAATTTTTATCAAAATCATCCTCATCAAAACCATTGGTAATAACTTCTGTGTTGTTATTATTTATGAGATTAAAATCAGATGCCCAGTGTTTACTTACAGTTACAACTTTGTCAGCTGAA
The genomic region above belongs to Bacteroidota bacterium and contains:
- a CDS encoding glycosyltransferase — encoded protein: MKKVLIITYYWPPSGGVAVQRWVKMSKFLREFGWEPVIYTAENAEMPVIDRSLEASIPSGITVIKRPIWEPYDLYKRFLGYKKQEKIGAGFLQEKKKPGVLQKFSVWVRGNFFIPDARKFWIKPSVKFLTEYLQNNPVDAIISSGPPHSMHLIAMGVKENLHIPWIADFRDPWTKIDYYQELNLSDYADKKHHALEQKVLRSADKVVTVSKHWASDFNLINNNNTEVITNGFDEDDFDKNLIEIDRGFILHHSGMINKARNPELLWEVLAELCKENEEFNKELKIQLTGNIDFTVSESIANNKLQDKLVHIEHLAHNEAVQAMQRSPVLLLLLNDTHDILGRIPAKLFEYLAAGRPILVIGNVEGDAAVIIKETNSGVVAEMNNKNDIREKVLLLFDQYKRGQLKINSAGIEKYARRENAKNFAKILDGLYKTSAKI
- a CDS encoding NAD-dependent epimerase/dehydratase family protein; the encoded protein is MPGETILLIGASGQIGAELTMLLRSSYGETNVVAADIKKPEGELFESGPFEILNVLDAARLGELVDKYKPTQIYNMAAMLSATGEKYPQKAWQLNMDGLINTLEIAREKKIQRVYWPSSIAAFGPTTPKENTEQITIMEPNTIYGISKLAGERWCDWYHLKYGLDVRSLRYPGIISYKTEPGGGTTDYAVDIYFKAKKEGKYECYLGENTFLPMMYMPDAIRATFELMNAPAEKLLVHSSYNLSAMSFSPKLVAESIKKYIPDFEVTYNIDFRQKIAETWPESIDDSVARNEWGWKHEFDLDAMTKDMLANIK
- the wecB gene encoding UDP-N-acetylglucosamine 2-epimerase (non-hydrolyzing); protein product: MKKILVVVGTRPNFIKITQFKTAAAFHNFDLRIVHTGQHFDDNLSAIFFQQLALQPDYFLEVSNTDPEKQRHQIHAGLTHLIQHKFTPELIMVVGDVNSTRAAAETATQLNIRIAHVESGLRSFDQNMPEEINRIITDQLSTYFFITEESGLINLRSEKKDPTHLYFVGNTMIDTLMKFSAQIDQDPILEQLRLEENNFALVTLHRPSNVDSKVDLQRSLELLEHISKKMKLVFPIHPRTYQKLVAYDLLSFLQHLENVILTEPLSYFSFQKLISSCSFVITDSGGVQEETTYRSKPCITIRPNTERPSTIVLGTNTLTDWKLESIDDLINSIKNNSYKSGVIPPLWDGNSSSRIFQILAEVL